In the Micromonospora narathiwatensis genome, one interval contains:
- a CDS encoding 2-phosphosulfolactate phosphatase, which produces MAVFAQPGSGARFDWGLTGAAELGRVCAALVVVDVLSFTTAVEVAVGRGMRVHPFPWGEQAADYARRVGAVAAVGRRQMTPEHPWSLSPAALRNAPVVADLVLPSPNGSAISAAASATGLPVVAACLRNARAVGRWLRAEGYGSTDSPVGVVAAGERWPDGSLRPCVEDQLGAASVLDALSGVPGGLSVEAAMALAALASTPDVPAAVRGCVSGRELVESGFAGDVEVAVQVGVSDVVPVLRQGYFVAG; this is translated from the coding sequence TTGGCCGTTTTCGCCCAACCCGGTTCCGGCGCCCGGTTCGACTGGGGGCTGACCGGGGCGGCGGAACTCGGCCGGGTCTGTGCCGCCCTGGTGGTGGTGGACGTGCTCTCGTTCACCACCGCCGTCGAGGTGGCGGTCGGCCGGGGCATGCGGGTGCACCCGTTCCCCTGGGGGGAACAGGCGGCTGACTACGCCCGCCGGGTGGGTGCCGTGGCCGCGGTCGGCCGCCGGCAGATGACCCCGGAACACCCGTGGTCGCTCTCGCCGGCGGCGTTGCGGAACGCGCCGGTCGTCGCCGACCTCGTCCTGCCGTCCCCGAACGGCTCGGCGATCAGCGCCGCCGCGAGCGCCACCGGCCTGCCGGTGGTCGCGGCGTGCCTGCGTAACGCCCGCGCCGTCGGGCGCTGGCTGCGTGCCGAGGGGTACGGCTCGACCGACTCCCCGGTGGGGGTGGTGGCCGCCGGGGAACGTTGGCCGGACGGCTCACTGCGCCCCTGTGTCGAAGACCAGCTCGGGGCGGCCAGCGTGCTGGACGCCCTGTCCGGCGTACCGGGCGGGCTCTCGGTGGAGGCGGCGATGGCACTGGCCGCACTGGCCAGTACGCCTGACGTACCGGCGGCGGTCCGGGGCTGCGTGTCCGGCAGGGAACTCGTCGAGAGCGGTTTCGCCGGAGACGTGGAGGTCGCCGTCCAGGTGGGTGTGTCCGACGTGGTGCCGGTGCTACGCCAGGGATATTTCGTCGCCGGCTGA
- a CDS encoding carboxypeptidase regulatory-like domain-containing protein — protein MSTHRRAWKQRAGVVVALVVGALLTVPATPAQADPPEISLNQGSVTVNAGGDTSVQVKVKVSDPGPTQVTIRVTGLPSGVSCSSGCDTVTVIGQRNFSLTFKASQNAPDANGVGVQVTAETSSDSNSASLSMTVKGSAPPPTQEQTQTVKSISGKVVIAANNEPLSGALVMLRDAKGKQRSTTSDGSGNFRFTGSTSDPIAPGRIDLGASKGDATPGTKSINAGPGDAVTGLRISVAVKVEVTPSATPSASEEALPTEEATDDTATTEDDAGATEAAPAAQQPAANQESGGFGNWLLILLGGLFVAVGVGTIVLLYLRRKNEGDDADGDDPAGPRGPGGAAAAGAVPAARGAYRGVDEQTRVVNGMGAGAAPTMVGGAGLSEAPTMMHRPVVDDVPPDPYGAPPGPTYGSGPQGGYGYGEEAPGQGGYGGNSYGNAPSSGGGYGNAAPSSGGGYGNAPASGGGYDSASYGDGGYDRRGDYGTGAGAGAGGYPPAQGGGYGNDRYDEPTGRYTGDSTQYAPPADPYPTSTYQPDEGQGYDQPGQGQYGRGAEQGNSYGSDAGYGAPSGGYDSGPGGGYDNGPGGGYDSRQQGYDGGQQQGYDGYDQRGGYGGGDGYGQPQQGGYGQQGGYSPEQPPQQRSGGYDNQGYDQGGYYNDPAQAGRGRQDGSHDRGGRRLDWLDD, from the coding sequence GTGTCAACACACCGACGTGCCTGGAAGCAGCGGGCGGGTGTGGTCGTAGCGCTGGTAGTCGGCGCGCTGCTCACCGTCCCCGCCACGCCCGCACAGGCCGACCCCCCAGAGATCTCCCTCAATCAGGGCTCGGTGACCGTGAATGCCGGCGGTGACACGTCGGTACAGGTCAAGGTCAAAGTCTCGGATCCGGGGCCAACCCAGGTCACTATCCGGGTAACCGGTCTGCCCTCCGGGGTGAGCTGCAGCTCCGGCTGCGACACCGTGACCGTCATCGGGCAACGCAACTTCTCGCTGACGTTCAAGGCCAGTCAGAACGCACCGGACGCCAACGGCGTGGGCGTTCAGGTGACCGCCGAGACCTCGAGTGATTCGAACAGCGCCAGCCTCTCCATGACGGTGAAGGGCTCCGCTCCCCCGCCCACGCAGGAGCAGACGCAGACGGTCAAGTCGATCTCCGGCAAGGTCGTCATCGCGGCGAACAACGAACCGCTCTCGGGCGCCCTCGTCATGCTGCGGGACGCCAAGGGCAAGCAGCGCTCGACCACCAGCGACGGCAGCGGAAACTTCCGCTTCACCGGCTCGACGTCGGACCCGATCGCGCCCGGTCGGATCGACCTGGGCGCCAGCAAGGGCGACGCCACCCCCGGCACCAAGTCGATCAACGCAGGCCCCGGTGATGCCGTGACCGGCCTGCGCATCAGCGTGGCGGTCAAGGTCGAGGTCACGCCGAGCGCCACGCCGTCGGCGAGCGAGGAGGCCCTCCCGACCGAGGAGGCCACCGACGACACCGCCACCACTGAGGACGACGCCGGGGCCACCGAGGCGGCCCCCGCCGCCCAGCAGCCCGCCGCGAACCAGGAGTCGGGCGGCTTCGGCAACTGGCTGCTGATCCTGCTCGGCGGCCTCTTCGTCGCCGTGGGCGTGGGCACCATCGTGCTGCTCTACCTGCGGCGCAAGAACGAGGGCGACGACGCCGACGGGGACGACCCGGCCGGTCCGCGTGGCCCGGGTGGGGCCGCCGCGGCGGGTGCCGTACCGGCCGCCCGAGGCGCGTACCGGGGCGTGGACGAGCAGACCCGGGTGGTGAACGGCATGGGTGCCGGGGCCGCGCCGACGATGGTCGGTGGGGCCGGGCTCAGCGAGGCACCGACCATGATGCACCGCCCGGTCGTGGACGACGTCCCGCCGGACCCGTACGGCGCGCCCCCCGGTCCCACCTACGGCAGCGGCCCGCAGGGCGGCTACGGCTACGGCGAAGAGGCGCCCGGCCAGGGCGGCTACGGCGGCAACAGCTACGGCAACGCCCCCTCCTCGGGCGGCGGCTACGGCAACGCCGCCCCGTCCTCCGGCGGCGGCTACGGCAACGCTCCCGCCTCCGGTGGCGGCTACGACAGCGCCTCGTACGGAGACGGCGGCTACGACCGTCGGGGCGACTACGGCACCGGTGCCGGTGCCGGTGCCGGTGGCTACCCGCCCGCTCAGGGCGGCGGCTACGGCAACGACCGCTACGACGAGCCGACCGGCCGGTACACCGGTGACAGCACCCAGTACGCGCCGCCGGCCGACCCGTACCCGACCAGCACCTACCAGCCCGACGAGGGCCAGGGCTACGACCAGCCGGGCCAGGGCCAGTACGGACGCGGCGCGGAACAGGGCAACAGCTACGGCTCGGACGCCGGCTACGGCGCACCGTCCGGCGGTTACGACAGCGGCCCCGGTGGCGGTTACGACAACGGGCCGGGCGGGGGCTACGACAGCCGCCAGCAGGGCTACGACGGCGGCCAGCAGCAGGGCTACGACGGTTACGACCAGCGTGGCGGCTACGGCGGCGGCGACGGCTACGGCCAGCCGCAGCAGGGCGGTTACGGCCAGCAGGGCGGTTACAGCCCGGAGCAGCCGCCGCAGCAACGCAGCGGTGGCTACGACAACCAGGGCTACGACCAGGGCGGCTACTACAACGACCCGGCCCAGGCCGGTCGGGGACGCCAGGACGGCTCGCACGACCGCGGCGGACGCCGCCTCGACTGGCTGGACGACTGA
- a CDS encoding sterol carrier family protein, producing the protein MSSPHTKSAAVAAALTALDEGRTPERSVFREAVRTLLAVLAERAPGRSVEVRIPPYGAVQCVAGPRHTRGTPPNVVEMDPATWLSVATGRLSWADAVTEGRVRVSGARADLSAHLPL; encoded by the coding sequence GTGTCCTCTCCGCACACTAAGTCCGCTGCGGTCGCGGCAGCGTTGACCGCGCTGGACGAGGGGCGTACACCCGAACGGTCGGTGTTCCGAGAGGCGGTCCGTACCCTCTTGGCCGTCCTCGCGGAGCGCGCCCCCGGCCGATCGGTGGAGGTGCGGATTCCACCCTACGGTGCCGTGCAGTGCGTGGCCGGGCCGCGACACACCCGGGGAACGCCCCCGAATGTGGTGGAAATGGACCCGGCTACCTGGCTGAGCGTGGCCACCGGCCGCCTGAGCTGGGCAGACGCGGTCACCGAGGGTCGCGTACGGGTGAGTGGGGCCCGCGCCGACCTCTCCGCGCATCTCCCGCTCTAG
- the purF gene encoding amidophosphoribosyltransferase, which produces MPRGDGRLSHDLDPQRPGPQDACGVFGVWAPGEEVANLTYFGLYALQHRGQEAAGIAVSDGSGVVVFKDLGLVAQVFDEPTLASLRGHVAIGHARYSTTGGSTWENAQPTIRATSAGTTIALAHNGNLVNTAELQREAAERRLDSDGATNDTSLVTMLLASRPDLSVEAAALEVLPRLRGAFSFVFMDESTLYAARDPHGVRPLVLGRLERGWVVASETAALDIVGASVVREVEPGELIAIDEDGLRSTRFAAPEPKGCLFEYVYIARPDATIAGRNVHSARVQIGRQLAREHPVEADLVIPVPESGTPAAIGYAEESGITYGQGLMKNPYVGRTFIQPSQTLRQLGIRLKLNPLRENVRGKRLVVVDDSIVRGNTQRAIVRMLREAGALEVHVRISSPPVSWPCFYGIDFATRAELVANGLDNDGIRRSIGADTLGYVSLPGLIAATEQPKSRLCRACFDGEYPIELPAGHLIGKHVLEGVGRRVAAEASDATADTTTALNDNFSSAGGHNSASAPLGGTPDLMKAGLTPSAATHLR; this is translated from the coding sequence GTGCCCCGAGGCGATGGCCGGCTGAGCCACGACCTTGACCCCCAGCGGCCCGGCCCGCAGGACGCGTGCGGCGTCTTCGGCGTCTGGGCGCCCGGGGAGGAGGTCGCCAACCTCACCTACTTCGGGCTCTACGCCCTCCAGCACCGCGGCCAGGAGGCGGCCGGCATCGCGGTGAGTGACGGCTCGGGGGTCGTGGTCTTCAAGGACCTCGGCCTGGTCGCCCAGGTCTTCGACGAGCCGACCCTGGCCAGCCTGCGCGGGCACGTCGCGATCGGGCACGCGCGCTACTCCACCACCGGCGGCTCGACCTGGGAGAACGCCCAGCCGACTATCCGGGCGACCAGCGCCGGCACCACGATCGCGCTGGCCCACAACGGCAACCTGGTCAACACCGCCGAGCTTCAGCGTGAGGCGGCCGAGCGGCGGCTCGACTCGGACGGCGCGACCAACGACACCTCGCTGGTCACCATGCTGCTGGCCAGCCGGCCCGACCTCTCCGTCGAGGCGGCCGCGCTGGAGGTGCTGCCCCGGCTGCGGGGCGCGTTCAGCTTCGTCTTCATGGACGAGTCGACCCTCTACGCGGCCCGCGACCCGCACGGCGTACGCCCGCTGGTGCTCGGCCGGCTGGAGCGCGGCTGGGTGGTGGCCAGCGAGACCGCCGCGCTGGACATCGTCGGCGCGAGCGTGGTCCGCGAGGTCGAGCCGGGCGAGCTGATCGCCATCGACGAGGACGGGCTGCGCTCCACCCGGTTCGCCGCGCCCGAGCCGAAGGGCTGCCTCTTCGAGTACGTCTACATCGCCCGACCGGACGCCACCATCGCCGGGCGCAACGTGCACTCCGCCCGGGTGCAGATCGGCCGCCAACTCGCCCGGGAGCACCCGGTCGAGGCCGATCTGGTGATCCCGGTGCCGGAGTCCGGCACCCCCGCCGCGATCGGCTACGCCGAGGAGTCCGGCATCACCTACGGCCAGGGGCTGATGAAGAACCCGTACGTCGGGCGCACCTTCATCCAGCCGTCCCAGACGCTGCGCCAGCTCGGCATCCGGCTCAAGCTGAACCCGCTGCGCGAGAACGTCCGGGGCAAGCGCCTGGTGGTGGTGGACGACTCGATCGTCCGTGGCAACACCCAGCGGGCCATCGTGCGGATGCTGCGCGAGGCGGGCGCGCTGGAGGTCCACGTCCGGATCTCCTCCCCGCCGGTCAGCTGGCCCTGCTTCTACGGGATCGACTTCGCCACCCGGGCGGAGCTGGTGGCCAACGGGCTGGACAACGACGGCATCCGGCGGTCGATCGGTGCCGACACGCTGGGTTACGTCTCGCTGCCCGGTCTCATCGCCGCGACCGAGCAGCCGAAGAGCCGGCTCTGCCGGGCGTGCTTCGATGGGGAGTACCCGATCGAGCTGCCGGCCGGGCACCTGATCGGCAAGCACGTGCTCGAAGGAGTGGGCCGCCGGGTTGCCGCCGAGGCGTCCGACGCCACCGCTGACACCACCACCGCGCTCAACGACAACTTCAGCTCGGCTGGCGGCCACAATTCGGCCTCCGCGCCGCTGGGCGGCACTCCGGACCTGATGAAGGCCGGTCTGACGCCGTCGGCTGCCACCCACCTCCGGTAG
- the purM gene encoding phosphoribosylformylglycinamidine cyclo-ligase has product MTHVSERSGAGTSPTGAAGDRQPWTAGTSRTTRKRSVSYADAGVSIEAGDRAVELLKSKVKQTRRPEVMGDLGGFAGLFRLDTQKYKNPILASSTDGVGTKLVIAQQLDIHDTVGIDLVAMVVDDLVACGAEPLFLLDYIATGEVVPDKVAEIGAGIADGCRYAGCALLGGETAEHPGVLRPDEYDISATGVGVVEESEILSPERVEVGDVVIAMRSSGLHSNGYSLVRHVLLGAGRMRLDVVIDDFGRQRTLGEELLTPTKIYAQDCLKLIAEAEVRALAHVTGGGIPGNLVRILPEHVDAVVNRSTWRPQPIFDLIQSKGRIEDPEMEATFNMGVGMFAIVSAEDADRALATLTGRGVDAWQAGEIIEGSGNVQMIGHHTRG; this is encoded by the coding sequence GTGACGCACGTGTCCGAGCGCAGCGGCGCAGGAACCAGCCCGACGGGCGCTGCCGGCGACCGCCAACCCTGGACGGCCGGCACCAGCCGTACGACGCGCAAACGCTCTGTCTCCTACGCGGACGCCGGGGTGTCGATCGAGGCGGGCGACCGCGCGGTCGAGCTGCTGAAGTCCAAGGTCAAGCAGACCCGGCGCCCGGAGGTCATGGGTGACCTGGGCGGCTTCGCCGGCCTGTTCCGGCTGGACACGCAGAAATACAAGAACCCGATTCTCGCCTCCTCCACCGACGGGGTCGGCACCAAGCTGGTGATCGCCCAGCAGCTCGACATCCACGACACGGTCGGCATCGACCTGGTCGCGATGGTGGTCGACGACCTGGTCGCCTGCGGCGCCGAGCCGCTGTTCCTGCTCGACTACATCGCCACCGGCGAGGTCGTGCCGGACAAGGTCGCCGAGATCGGCGCGGGCATCGCCGACGGCTGCCGGTACGCGGGCTGCGCGCTGCTCGGCGGCGAGACCGCGGAGCACCCGGGCGTGCTGCGCCCCGACGAGTACGACATTTCCGCCACCGGCGTCGGCGTGGTGGAGGAGAGCGAGATCCTCAGCCCGGAGCGGGTCGAGGTGGGCGACGTCGTGATCGCGATGCGCTCCTCCGGCCTGCACTCCAACGGTTACTCCCTGGTCCGGCACGTGCTGCTGGGCGCCGGCCGGATGCGGCTGGACGTGGTGATCGACGACTTCGGCCGGCAGCGGACCCTCGGCGAGGAGCTGCTCACCCCGACCAAGATCTACGCGCAGGACTGCCTCAAGCTGATCGCCGAGGCCGAGGTGCGGGCGCTGGCCCACGTCACCGGCGGCGGCATCCCGGGCAACCTGGTCCGGATCCTGCCCGAGCACGTCGACGCGGTGGTCAACCGCTCCACCTGGAGGCCGCAGCCGATCTTCGACCTGATCCAGTCCAAGGGCCGGATCGAGGACCCGGAGATGGAGGCGACGTTCAACATGGGCGTCGGCATGTTCGCCATCGTCTCCGCCGAGGACGCCGACCGGGCGCTGGCCACCCTGACCGGGCGTGGCGTGGACGCCTGGCAGGCCGGCGAGATCATCGAGGGCTCCGGCAACGTCCAGATGATCGGCCACCACACCCGCGGATGA
- the amcB gene encoding cyclophane-forming radical SAM peptide maturase AmcB, with translation MRGIAAVPSYVVMQPTTLCNLDCAYCYLPMRAADRRMPVAVAEAVAASVNPWAAAGRFSVVWHGGEPLAAGREHLAALLAPFGPEVEHHVQTNATLVDDAWCAFFVEHGIRVSVSVDGPRERNAERVTRGGRAAYDRIMSGVAALRRHGLPFSALAVVSRPGPGLATELYDYFLDLGCDVLGVNIEETEGVNTRSNARDAAAVTGFWAELVGAWRRDPRIHLRELEWSLRYAGAVLAGTVDDLLPRQLDPIPTVAHDGSVVVLSPELAGFTDPGYGDFGSGNVLTTPLAEILAGAGRTPWVAEFLAGVEACRSSCPYFGFCGGGHAANRYFEQGRFDGTETEHCRNSKIRLLEGVLEHARDHQSPAV, from the coding sequence ATGCGGGGGATCGCCGCCGTGCCCTCGTACGTGGTGATGCAGCCGACCACGCTCTGTAACCTCGACTGCGCCTACTGCTACCTGCCGATGCGCGCGGCGGACCGGCGGATGCCGGTCGCGGTCGCCGAGGCGGTGGCGGCCTCGGTGAACCCGTGGGCGGCGGCGGGGCGCTTCTCCGTCGTCTGGCACGGCGGTGAGCCCCTGGCGGCCGGCCGGGAGCACCTGGCCGCCCTGCTCGCCCCGTTCGGGCCGGAGGTGGAGCACCACGTCCAGACCAACGCAACGCTGGTCGACGACGCCTGGTGCGCGTTCTTCGTCGAGCACGGCATACGGGTGAGCGTGAGCGTGGACGGGCCGCGCGAGCGCAACGCGGAGCGGGTCACCCGGGGCGGCCGGGCCGCGTACGACCGGATCATGTCCGGGGTGGCCGCGCTGCGCCGGCACGGGCTGCCCTTCTCGGCCCTCGCGGTGGTGTCCCGGCCCGGTCCCGGTCTCGCGACCGAGCTGTACGACTACTTCCTCGACCTCGGCTGCGACGTGCTCGGCGTCAACATCGAGGAGACCGAGGGGGTCAACACCCGCAGCAACGCCCGGGACGCCGCCGCGGTGACCGGGTTCTGGGCGGAGCTGGTCGGCGCGTGGCGCCGGGATCCCCGGATCCATCTGCGCGAGCTGGAATGGTCGCTGCGGTACGCCGGGGCCGTGCTGGCCGGCACGGTGGACGACCTGCTGCCCCGCCAGCTCGACCCGATTCCCACCGTCGCCCACGACGGCTCGGTGGTCGTGCTCTCGCCGGAGCTGGCCGGCTTCACCGATCCCGGGTACGGCGACTTCGGCAGCGGTAACGTGCTGACCACCCCGCTGGCCGAGATCCTGGCCGGGGCGGGGCGGACTCCCTGGGTGGCGGAGTTCCTCGCCGGCGTCGAGGCCTGCCGGTCGTCCTGCCCGTACTTCGGCTTCTGCGGTGGCGGCCACGCCGCCAACCGGTACTTCGAGCAGGGGCGCTTCGACGGTACGGAGACCGAGCACTGCCGCAACAGCAAGATCCGCCTACTGGAGGGAGTGTTGGAGCATGCCCGAGACCACCAGTCACCGGCAGTCTGA
- the amcA gene encoding multiple cyclophane-containing RiPP AmcA, producing MPETTSHRQSERVEGAGPDPVVERVREAAVGLTALLHEADAARVLRAEVSGGDGASAVCAWNHFENIPTFYNWNNRPR from the coding sequence ATGCCCGAGACCACCAGTCACCGGCAGTCTGAGCGCGTTGAGGGAGCCGGCCCGGACCCGGTCGTCGAGCGGGTACGGGAGGCCGCCGTGGGGTTGACCGCACTGCTCCACGAGGCCGATGCCGCGCGGGTGCTGCGGGCGGAGGTGTCGGGCGGCGACGGGGCCAGCGCGGTGTGCGCGTGGAACCACTTCGAGAACATCCCGACGTTCTACAACTGGAACAACCGCCCCCGCTGA
- a CDS encoding DUF3073 domain-containing protein: MGRGRAKAKQTKVARELKYHSPNTDLAALQRELGGSGKSDRDFDDDYKEYVDDDDEDHADEDPDTWVRPTR, translated from the coding sequence ATGGGGCGCGGCCGTGCTAAGGCCAAGCAGACAAAGGTGGCCCGGGAGTTGAAGTACCACTCCCCGAACACCGACCTCGCCGCCTTGCAGCGAGAACTCGGCGGCAGCGGGAAGTCGGACCGCGACTTCGACGACGACTACAAAGAGTATGTCGACGACGATGACGAGGACCACGCGGACGAGGACCCGGACACCTGGGTCCGTCCGACCCGCTGA
- a CDS encoding Glu/Leu/Phe/Val family dehydrogenase: protein MGVFATTDDPGSTGHEQVVFCQDKQSGLKAIIGIYSTALGPALGGTRFYPYASEEAALADVLDLSRGMAYKNALAGLDLGGGKAVIWGDPEQIKSEPLLRAYGRFVESLNGRYYTACDVGTYVADMDVIARETRYVTGRSVEHGGAGDSSILTAWGVFQGMRAGAEHVWGSPTLSGRRVGVAGLGKVGKYLTGHLLEDGAEVVATDVNPKALEWVRANHPQVELVDDTAALIAADIDVYAPCALGGALNDDTVPVLRAKVVTGAANNQLAHPGIEKVLADRGILYTPDYVVNAGGVIQVADEIEGFNFERAKLRATRIYDTTREILRLADDEGVPPAVAADRLAERRMAEVGRLRTIRLR, encoded by the coding sequence ATGGGCGTATTCGCCACCACCGACGACCCGGGATCCACCGGCCACGAACAGGTCGTGTTCTGCCAGGACAAGCAGTCCGGCCTCAAGGCGATCATCGGGATCTACTCCACCGCGCTGGGCCCCGCGCTCGGCGGCACCCGGTTCTACCCGTACGCCAGCGAGGAAGCGGCTCTCGCCGACGTGCTCGACCTCTCCCGCGGTATGGCGTACAAGAACGCCCTGGCCGGTCTCGACCTCGGCGGCGGCAAGGCGGTCATCTGGGGCGACCCGGAGCAGATCAAGAGCGAGCCGCTGCTGCGCGCGTACGGCCGTTTCGTGGAGTCGCTGAACGGGCGCTACTACACCGCCTGCGACGTCGGCACCTACGTGGCCGACATGGACGTGATCGCCCGGGAGACGCGGTACGTCACCGGTCGCAGCGTGGAGCACGGCGGTGCCGGCGACTCCTCGATCCTGACCGCCTGGGGCGTCTTCCAGGGCATGCGGGCCGGCGCCGAGCACGTCTGGGGCAGCCCGACGCTCTCCGGCCGGCGGGTCGGCGTGGCCGGCCTGGGCAAGGTCGGCAAGTACCTGACCGGCCACCTGCTGGAGGACGGGGCCGAGGTCGTGGCGACCGACGTCAACCCGAAGGCCCTGGAGTGGGTGCGCGCCAACCACCCGCAGGTCGAGCTGGTCGACGACACCGCCGCCCTGATCGCCGCCGACATCGACGTGTACGCCCCGTGCGCGCTGGGCGGCGCCCTGAACGACGACACCGTGCCGGTGCTGCGGGCCAAGGTGGTCACCGGCGCGGCGAACAACCAGCTCGCCCACCCGGGCATCGAGAAGGTCCTCGCCGACCGGGGCATCCTCTACACCCCCGACTACGTGGTGAACGCCGGCGGCGTGATCCAGGTCGCCGACGAGATCGAGGGCTTCAACTTCGAGCGGGCCAAGCTGCGCGCCACCCGGATCTACGACACCACCCGGGAGATCCTTCGGCTCGCCGACGACGAGGGCGTGCCGCCCGCGGTGGCCGCGGACCGGCTCGCCGAGCGGCGGATGGCCGAGGTCGGCCGGCTCCGGACGATCCGCCTGCGGTGA
- a CDS encoding BldC family transcriptional regulator codes for MASRTHEPEPLLTPAEVASMFRVDPKTVTRWAKAGKLSAIRTLGGHRRYRESEVRALLQGQIPQQRQGD; via the coding sequence ATGGCATCGCGAACGCATGAACCAGAGCCGCTACTCACACCGGCCGAGGTGGCGTCGATGTTCCGTGTCGACCCGAAGACGGTGACCCGGTGGGCCAAGGCCGGCAAGCTAAGTGCGATCCGGACCTTGGGCGGACACCGCCGTTACCGTGAGTCGGAGGTTCGGGCCCTGCTGCAGGGGCAGATCCCCCAGCAGCGTCAAGGGGACTGA
- a CDS encoding PPOX class F420-dependent oxidoreductase, whose product MTDLDRLAAEKYVLLTTFRKDGRAVPTPVWAVRDGDALAVWTASDTGKVKRIRRNGRVTVAPCDVRGRPHGAAVPGRATVCDLVGTRRVRGLLKQKYRLLGRLGLLGSRLRRGESGTVGLRIVLEDRVGRASPG is encoded by the coding sequence GTGACCGACCTGGACCGCCTCGCGGCGGAGAAGTACGTGCTGCTCACGACGTTCCGCAAGGACGGGCGGGCGGTGCCGACGCCGGTCTGGGCGGTGCGGGACGGGGACGCGCTTGCGGTGTGGACCGCGTCGGACACCGGCAAGGTCAAACGGATCCGGCGCAACGGTCGGGTGACGGTGGCCCCGTGCGACGTCCGGGGACGGCCGCACGGGGCGGCGGTCCCGGGGCGCGCGACGGTCTGCGACCTGGTCGGGACCCGGCGGGTCCGGGGGCTGTTGAAGCAGAAGTACCGGCTGCTCGGCCGGCTGGGCCTGCTCGGCAGCCGGCTGCGCCGGGGGGAGAGCGGTACGGTGGGGCTGCGGATCGTGCTGGAGGACCGGGTGGGGCGAGCGAGCCCCGGATAG
- a CDS encoding class I SAM-dependent methyltransferase: MTGEPTIGDVFGEMIRDAYAVATGIGPRPLAGGRLPRPVIEIIERDDGLVNGAPAGHYLDPPEAWQPYDHRAVERVRGHALDVGVGAGRIALHLQQRGVPVTGLDTSVGALRVCRHRGVRDLVHGTIDQHVADGRRYDTFLLLGNNLGLIEGRERAAGFLAALAALARPGAQVIAHGTDPYGTTDPVQVSYHERNRRRGRLGGQLRLRLRYRLLGTEWFDYLVCTADELAELVQGSSWRLVDVDDRDHPYYLATLQLA, translated from the coding sequence GTGACCGGGGAACCCACGATCGGCGACGTGTTCGGCGAGATGATCCGTGACGCGTACGCCGTCGCCACCGGGATCGGACCCCGGCCGCTGGCCGGCGGGCGGCTGCCCCGGCCGGTCATCGAGATCATCGAGCGGGACGACGGCCTGGTCAACGGCGCTCCCGCCGGGCACTACCTGGACCCGCCGGAGGCGTGGCAGCCGTACGACCACCGGGCCGTGGAACGGGTGCGCGGGCACGCGCTGGACGTCGGCGTCGGCGCGGGCCGGATCGCGCTGCACCTCCAACAGCGCGGGGTTCCGGTCACCGGCCTGGACACCTCGGTCGGCGCGCTGCGGGTCTGCCGGCACCGGGGCGTACGCGACCTGGTGCACGGCACGATCGACCAGCACGTCGCCGACGGCCGGCGGTACGACACCTTCCTGCTGCTGGGCAACAACCTCGGGCTGATCGAGGGGCGGGAGCGGGCCGCCGGGTTCCTGGCCGCCCTCGCCGCGCTGGCCCGTCCCGGGGCGCAGGTGATCGCGCACGGCACCGACCCGTACGGCACCACGGATCCGGTGCAGGTCAGCTACCACGAGCGCAACCGGCGGCGGGGCCGGCTCGGCGGCCAGCTCCGGCTGCGGCTGCGCTACCGGCTGCTCGGCACCGAGTGGTTCGACTATCTGGTCTGCACGGCCGACGAACTGGCCGAGCTGGTCCAGGGTTCGTCGTGGCGACTGGTCGACGTGGACGACCGGGACCACCCCTACTACCTGGCCACCCTGCAACTGGCCTGA